In a single window of the Perca flavescens isolate YP-PL-M2 chromosome 18, PFLA_1.0, whole genome shotgun sequence genome:
- the LOC114573400 gene encoding mastermind-like protein 2 produces MSLPSQVHTDKSVKHRAAAMKEPVQHSGEVYYGIGPPTLESSHSDSASSSGVYNPEKGPQSIPHYQQAAPVKWMHQDSVQAPGWSQEAPASAWGQNFGPYMSGANVRGHVAFHKGVHEGVALPMGGENPLPGPVEVYRDATQAQAQGRGLDWEQHAAAAMHQAQLHVYQNAHKGVELQGPPHVPSHTLQGSMLQPFQTTFRPNKQQFSSGYYSVFPGNKGIPSLAYGEQPKTQQQLLHHMQQQQQQQQQMHHSRQQQQQQQ; encoded by the coding sequence ATGAGTCTTCCTTCTCAAGTTCATACTGACAAGAGCGTCAAGCATCGGGCTGCAGCCATGAAAGAGCCTGTGCAGCATTCAGGCGAGGTTTATTATGGTATTGGACCTCCGACTTTAGAGTCAAGCCACAGTGACTCTGCTAGCAGCTCTGGTGTTTACAACCCAGAGAAAGGGCCCCAAAGTATACCACACTATCAACAGGCTGCTCCAGTAAAGTGGATGCACCAGGACTCTGTACAGGCCCCCGGCTGGTCTCAGGAGGCTCCTGCTTCAGCCTGGGGCCAGAACTTTGGCCCCTATATGAGTGGAGCGAATGTCAGGGGTCACGTGGCGTTCCACAAAGGAGTCCATGAGGGTGTAGCTCTGCCAATGGGGGGAGAAAATCCACTGCCAGGACCTGTTGAGGTTTACAGAGATGCCACCCAGGCTCAAGCTCAGGGGAGGGGGCTCGACTGGGAGCAACACGCTGCGGCTGCAATGCACCAGGCTCAGCTGCATGTATATCAAAATGCCCACAAAGGCGTGGAGCTCCAGGGTCCGCCCCATGTACCTTCTCACACTTTGCAGGGGTCCATGCTGCAGCCCTTCCAGACAACATTTAGGCCCAACAAGCAACAGTTTTCATCAGGTTATTACTCTGTTTTTCCAGGCAACAAGGGAATTCCGAGCCTGGCGTACGGTGAGCAGCCTAAAACTCAACAACAGCTACTACACCatatgcagcagcagcagcagcagcagcaacaaatgCATCACagtcgccagcagcagcagcagcagcag
- the ttbk2b gene encoding tau-tubulin kinase 2b translates to MSGAGEHTDILSVVDVVRDRWKVTRKIGGGGFGEIYEVLDQLSQATVALKVESAQQPKQVLKMEVAVLKKLQGKDHVCRFVGCGRNDRFNYVVMELQGRNLADLRRTMTRGTFSVSTTLRLGKQILEAIESIHSVGFLHRDIKPSNFAMGRLASTCRCCYMLDFGLARQFTNSNQEVRPPRPVAGFRGTVRYASINAHKNKEMGRHDDLWSLFYMLVEFMVGQLPWRKIKDKEQVGNLKETYDHRLMLKHLPSEFSTFLDHILTLDYFTKPDYQLLMSVFENAMKSHSTLENDPYDWEKCDSEDMLTNTAATTTAQQLTRLTPAYLGMANASVLPGELQRENTEDVLQGERLSDADNCPPIPTPTTTPAVDVWSEMDRNRNHKHVQPMIRKVVSEDEHSQNQGNQSPNTGSMQSSPRRVRSETMFLERAAPLLRRMRHSQSLAFEKRLAPEPKPTIERFLEAYLGKQRPVLFQVGEQSIPEREHGQHPACNEEQSGTATPDHEEGAASSGFVAVNLSPVPQEGDSQEWVMLELEQGSGSGATKPQGEALHGDKPETHTPAKTENQSSEPQDGQPTVVPSSPVLSQMSMPGTWLLGHRRLPGMLGQMPSVIMGRPQMDQSSSCALHSPVQERSEAIPLEAPSAKSEKLPEETFKDGGRLELAPVPSSAKGLNAHLTNDRDPESDSGLPDRSSEPNQQPQADAAGGAVESTVTVSSSPPPALLRRRDSPSSPRLSRIPVRDPSNPLDSPSRDLNMERRHRWSSPVPGSPTHSPSPSLSCDNLPCALPRDRLFSERGSRSDCVGEDPLSLSSSSGSKSKIPRPVSAAFMPEQLTSRFLPRPPPGKPPIRPCVDNRRRRLRVRASSTSDADFLASLTQLMQDRSGMLFSPPPRPRSSSSSLQRSLSSSPSRQELREGGALQGRSRSPSSFSSSPPPRHPHPHDRFGGQGQWGHSSRGRGLIHESKGSGKVSR, encoded by the exons ATGAGTGGGGCTGGAGAGCACACAGACATCCTGTCAGTGGTAGACGTGGTCAGAGACAGATGGAAAGTG ACAAGGAAGATAGGTGGAGGCGGGTTTGGCGAGATCTACGAGGTTTTGGATCAGTTGAGCCAGGCCACTGTTGCCTTAAAGGTGGAGTCTGCTCAGCAACCCAAACAGGTGCTGAAGATGGAGGTGGCTGTGCTAAAGAAGCTTCAGG GCAAAGACCACGTGTGTCGCTTTGTGGGATGTGGCCGAAATGATCGTTTCAACTATGTGGTGATGGAACTCCag GGGAGGAATCTGGCAGATTTGCGCAGAACCATGACCCGTGGCACCTTCTCCGTCTCCACAACTTTGAGACTTGGCAAGCAGATTTTAGAggccattgaaagcatccactCTGTAGGATTCCTGCACCGAGACATTAAACCT TCTAACTTTGCGATGGGAAGACTAGCCAGTACCTGCAGATGCTGCTATATGCTTGATTTTGGCTTGGCTCGTCAGTTTACCAACTCCAACCAGGAAGTCCGTCCG CCTCGTCCTGTGGCAGGCTTCAGAGGAACTGTGCGATATGCTTCAATCAATGCTCATAAGAATAAG GAAATGGGTCGTCATGACGACCTGTGGTCCCTCTTCTACATGCTGGTGGAATTCATGGTTGGTCAGCTTCCCTGGAGGAAAATCAAAGACAAA GAACAAGTAGGAAATCTAAAAGAGACATATGACCATCGACTCATGCTTAAGCACCTTCCTTCAGAGTTTAGTACTTTCCTGGATCACATCTTGACCTTGGACTACTTCACTAAGCCAGACTATCAG CTCTTGATGTCAGTGTTTGAGAACGCTATGAAGAGCCACAGCACGCTGGAGAATGACCCTTATGACTGGGAGAAATGTGACTCGGAGGATATGCTGACCAACACTGCCGCAACAACCACTGCTCAGCAGCTCACTCGCCTCACACCGGCGTACTTAGG CATGGCCAATGCTTCAGTGCTGCCAGGCGAGCTGCAGAGGGAGAACACTGAGGATGTCCTGCAAGGGGAGCGCCTCAGCGATGCTGACAACTGCCCCCCCATCCCCACACCGACCACCACCCCTGCTGTGGATGTATGGTCAGAGATGGACCGCAACCGAAACCATAAACATGTACAGCCGATGATCAGGAAG GTGGTGAGTGAGGATGAACACAGTCAGAACCAGGGGAACCAGAGCCCCAACACCGGCTCCATGCAGAGTTCTCCTAGACGGGTGCGATCAGAGACCATGTTCTTGGAGCGGGCTGCGCCACTACTCCGGAGGatgagacacagtcagagcttGGCATTTGAAAAGAGGCTTGCACCCGAACCCAAGCCCACCATTGAACGCTTCCTTGAGGCCTA CTTGGGCAAACAGCGCCCGGTCCTTTTTCAAGTCGGGGAGCAATCCATTCCTGAGAGGGAACATGGGCAGCATCCTGCCTGCAACGAAGAACAGTCTGGCACAGCAACCCCTGACCACGAAGAGGGCGCAGCAAGCAGTGGCTTTGTGGCTGTGAACCTCAGTCCCGTGCCCCAAGAGGGAGACTCTCAGGAGTGGGTGATGCTGGAGCTAGAGCAAGGCAGCGGTTCTGGAGCCACCAAGCCTCAAGGTGAGGCCCTGCATGGGGACAAGCCTGAGACGCACACGCCCGCTAAGACTGAGAACCAGTCCTCTGAGCCACAGGATGGCCAGCCCACAGTGGTGCCGAGCAGTCCTGTCCTGTCACAGATGTCCATGCCCGGCACTTGGTTACTGGGCCACAGGAGACTGCCGGGAATGCTGGGACAAATGCCCTCTGTCATTATGGGAAGACCCCAGATGGACCAG TCCTCTAGCTGTGCGCTACATTCACCTGTACAGGAGAGGAGTGAAGCAATACCACTAGAAGCACCATCTGCTAAATCTGAAAAACTCCCTGAGGAAACCTTCAAAGATGGAGGGAGGTTGGAGTTAGCTCCAGTGCCAAGTTCAGCCAAAGGCCTCAATGCTCACCTGACAAACGACAGAGACCCAGAGAGTGATTCTGGTCTGCCGGATCGCTCCTCCGAGCCGAATCAGCAGCCTCAAGCTGACGCAGCAGGAGGCGCTGTGGAGAGCACCGTCACCGTCTCGTCCTCTCCACCGCCAGCGCTGCTCAGGAGAAGAGACTCACCCTCGTCCCCGAGATTGAGTCGAATCCCAGTACGAGACCCCAGCAACCCCCTGGACTCTCCGAGCCGGGACCTCAACATGGAGAGGCGTCATCGCTGGAGCAGTCCAGTCCCCGGCTCCCCCACCCACTcaccctctccatctctgtcctgTGACAACCTTCCTTGCGCTTTGCCAAGAGACAGGCTCTTCTCAGAGCGAGGCTCCAGGTCCGATTGTGTAGGAGAagaccctctctctctgtcctcctcaTCAGGTAGTAAAAGTAAGATTCCACGTCCTGTGAGCGCTGCCTTTATGCCTGAGCAACTCACCAGCAGGTTTCTGCCTCGACCACCTCCTGGGAAACCACCCATCCGCCCGTGTGTGGACAACAG ACGACGGCGGTTAAGAGTGCGTGCCAGCAGCACTAGTGACGCAGATTTTCTAGCCAGTCTGACTCAGCTGATGCAGGACCGAAGCGGGATGCTCTTCAGCCCTCCTCCACGCCCTcgcagctcctcctcctcccttcagCGCTCGCTAAGCTCCTCCCCCTCACGCCAGGAGCTCCGAGAGGGCGGGGCACTGCAGGGACGCAGCCGCTCTCCATCTAGCTTCTCCAGCTCCCCTCCCCCTCGGCACCCTCACCCACATGACAGGTTCGGAGGGCAGGGTCAGTGGGGCCACAGCTCCAGGGGAAGGGGTCTCATCCACGAGAGTAAAGGCTCTGGCAAAGTGAGTCGATGA
- the churc1 gene encoding protein Churchill, giving the protein MCNGCVQKEYPDRGNTCLENGSYLMNYLGCANCHQRDFVLISNKATEDDDGEEIVTFDHVCKNCDHVIARHEYTFSVVDEYQEYTMLCMLCGKAEDSISVLPDDPRQSAPLF; this is encoded by the exons ATGTGCAACGGCTGTGTGCAAAAAGAATACCCAGACCGG GGGAACACTTGTTTGGAGAATGGCTCTTACCTGATGAACTACCTGGGCTGTGCCAACTGCCATCAGAGGGACTTTGTGCTGATCAGCAATAAAGCCACAGAGGATGACGATGGAGAGGAGATCGTAACATTTGACC ATGTTTGCAAAAATTGTGACCATGTCATCGCCAGGCACGAATACACTTTTTCTGTTGTTGATGAATACCAG GAGTACACTATGCTCTGCATGCTGTGTGGAAAGGCAGAGGACTCCATCAGTGTGTTACCAGATGACCCCAGACAGTCTGCGCCTCTCTTCTAG